ataagaTCTTGGAATTTGCTGCGACCTTATTTTGAGACATTAACTTGTATAAATTAATTATACCATCGCGATAGCCTATTTTGTCATAAGCTTCCATTATAATCTCAAAATGTGTAGCGTCTACTTTAATCACAGGATGTTTTATCAGTTGATCTATGATACTTAATGCCGTATCATAATCCCGGTTTAACTTGACTAGAAATCTGATCATCATCTTATAAAATTCACTGTCAACAGCTAGGTTTAAATCTGTAAtcttgtgaaaaatttcttcacACTTACTGGAGTTCTGTGAACTAATATGTGCTTTTATAGCTTTGTTGTATACTGAGATTAAGCCATCTCTCCAGGATAGGTCCTTTgagtatttttcaaacaggGCTATTGCGTCTGCTGCCCTGTTACTTTCAATGTATACATCCATCAATGAAGCAACACTTTTGCCAGTGTGCTGAATACTATAATGATCCGTCATAAGATTGAATAATTCTTGAGCAATCAGATAGTTCGTAGATTTGGAACACATTTGTATCAGTAGGGCAAAATGCCCCTCGGTAATTTCCACGCTAGGATCCTCACTTAGTCTTTTCAATACTCTAAACGCACCGTCAAGATCGTTTAGACCACGATACACTTTGAGCATTAAGGTATGGGTTGCTGTTGAAGGCGCTATGTcatatttcttgaataGTTCATATTGATTGAAGCAAGCTGCAAAGTCCYCAACTTTATAATGTGCGTATAATAGAGATTGCAAAACGACGTATGTCGGTATCATTCCTCTTCTCAATAGTTGAGTATATAGCTTATTGACACTATCCAACTCACCAATTCTGGCCATTGTGTACATCAAAATACCATAATGTTGTATTGAGGGCAATTTACCGACACCGAAAAGAGCATTAAACTGTGATTGTAATGCGTCCCAATTATGGAGCTTGGAATGTGCTATCAATAAATAATCAAATTGATTTTGATCGTGTTGAGCATCAGGATATTTATAATATGTTTGTGGAACCAGTGAAAATTTTTGCATGTGACAGTATGTCTTTAGAATGCACGTCAGGTCAGAATCTATTATCGGTAGGTTATGCTCACACTTGTAGTTCCAAACATCTTCTGCCAAGGAAAAGTTCCTAATGTAGGTCAGTAAAAATATCAGCGTGGTTGCAAATTGGGATGCGAGTGCAGGCCCTTGAGTGAGCTGAATAGCTTTCAAGTAGGATATATAATCAGGGTGAACATCAGATCGCCTCATGAATGATAGGAAGTTCCTCAATACTATTCTGTTTTCCATATAATTTGTAAATTGACAATGACCGTTAACTAATTTCATCCACTTGACCCACTTATATACTGCTTCACCATGCATGTTCATTGTaaccatctttgaaaaaatcgaGTTAATCAAATCTACAACCATTTGCTTTTGTGTTAGTAGAAACTGAGATATAACATCACCCATTGCTTGATCCAATTGGACACCTCTTTGTAAAATTAGTaaagagagaagaaactttttcagttcAGGTAACGATACATCCTGCCTTAACAATCTTCGTGAATCGATGGTGGTWTAAAGAAAGTTTTGCGCAATTTTTATCACGTTTCCATGAGCTTGATGTCGGTAAAGATACTTTATGAGATACTGCCGTTCAAAAGCCGTGGTAGCagatgttgttgttattgcaGATGTCGTCCTCTTTGTTAATGCAGTACCAGCTGACTTCAGAGGCATATTTTCACGCGTCATAAAGAATGAGACTAGATTTCTCTCATCGTGTGAACATAAAGGTGAGGTCGACTTATCTCGAAGTAGTTTTCTTATACGATCGGGCACGCCACTATTCCATATACCTCTATTATAATTGTAAGTTTTCAATATGGCCGGAGCACACCTTTTCATAATGGCCAAAAAGCGTTGTCTACTATACTCCACTGCCCTTCCCTACCTTTACACCAAAGTTCTTATCTGTTGCAGCGTCTTCCCTGAATATCAAAGATACTTTATTCTCACCTGGCGTTTTGACCTTTACTTCActatatcttttttatttcgcTATTGGCCCGAAATGTTACTTTTCTAtcaaacaatgaaaaatttcgatACTAACCTCATCGCAAACCACTCAGAAGAAGCTGTAAACAGACAATATACCAGGTGGAGCAGCGAATAATACATCAGATAAACATGGGTACAGCTAAGCAGAGTCAGAATAGAAAGAAGTTTACAAGGGAGTATAAGGTAAAAGAGATTCAGAGAAGTATCACGAAGAAGACCAGACTTAGGAAGGAATATCTCAAAGCTCTAAAGGATGAAGGGTATACGGTACCGGAGAAGGAACCTAGAACCGGTGTGAAAGACTCTGTTAGAAAGATCAAGGAAGCCAGGGCTACGgaaggcaagaaaaaactggacgagaagaaggagatcaagaaacaaagaaagaagttaCAAAGAGATGAACTGAACGAACGAAGGAATGATGAGCTGGAACGAATCAGAGTATCCAAGGAAAAGTTCCAGATGAGAGAGGAcaggaagaagagaatgACCCAAAGAACAAGGTCGGGTCAACCTCTGATGGGTCCTAAGATCGAGGACCTTTTggataaaatcaaaacagaTGACACTTATACTTCCTGAGAGATATAATctttttagattttttctttttgttgttatttttatatttacagaaagctctttttatatatgaTTATTTAATCAGTATGTATATTAGTTATATTCCCcgtcttttctttctatcTTTCTGGATTTGTATTTACAAGGTTCTTTCACTTATGGAGAATGGGGTTAACTATTTTTTAagttgtttcttttggaacTCAGAGATCAATTCCTTCTGTACATGAGGTGCTGTTGGAGCGTAATGGCTAAATTCTAACGAGAATTCACCTTTACCTTGAGTCGAAGCTCTTAAAGATGTAGCGAAACCAAACATTGTACTCAAGGCACATTCAGCCTTTAGTGTAAACTCATCATGTCCATTTTCTGTGTCTTGTATCACTGCTTGTAACTTGTTTAAAAGACCGATGACATTACCTTGAAATTCGTTTGGCGATGTCACTGACACGTTCATGATAGGTTCCATAATCACCGGTTGCGCTCTTAAGAAGGCATCGCGGAACGCAGACATAGTAGCGGTTTTGAACGATAGTTCATTAGAATCCACTGCATGAATAGCACCATCATTGATTAACATTTCAACTTTTAGAACACGATGACCAATCAATGGTCCCTTTTCGCACACTTCTTCGAAACCTTTACCACATGCAGCTAAATACTTATCTGGGATACGCCCACCAACAATCGCGGTTTCAAATATGTTGCCCT
This DNA window, taken from Saccharomyces eubayanus strain FM1318 chromosome XII, whole genome shotgun sequence, encodes the following:
- the PET309 gene encoding Pet309p produces the protein MKRCAPAILKTYNYNRGIWNSGVPDRIRKLLRDKSTSPLCSHDERNLVSFFMTRENMPLKSAGTALTKRTTSAITTTSATTAFERQYLIKYLYRHQAHGNVIKIAQNFLXTTIDSRRLLRQDVSLPELKKFLLSLLILQRGVQLDQAMGDVISQFLLTQKQMVVDLINSIFSKMVTMNMHGEAVYKWVKWMKLVNGHCQFTNYMENRIVLRNFLSFMRRSDVHPDYISYLKAIQLTQGPALASQFATTLIFLLTYIRNFSLAEDVWNYKCEHNLPIIDSDLTCILKTYCHMQKFSLVPQTYYKYPDAQHDQNQFDYLLIAHSKLHNWDALQSQFNALFGVGKLPSIQHYGILMYTMARIGELDSVNKLYTQLLRRGMIPTYVVLQSLLYAHYKVXDFAACFNQYELFKKYDIAPSTATHTLMLKVYRGLNDLDGAFRVLKRLSEDPSVEITEGHFALLIQMCSKSTNYLIAQELFNLMTDHYSIQHTGKSVASLMDVYIESNRAADAIALFEKYSKDLSWRDGLISVYNKAIKAHISSQNSSKCEEIFHKITDLNLAVDSEFYKMMIRFLVKLNRDYDTALSIIDQLIKHPVIKVDATHFEIIMEAYDKIGYRDGIINLYKLMSQNKVAANSKILYFILKAVAKKSLQNDGEVKETIKMVEEIMENASNGTLDVTYNKLHPSVMAWPMRMVVKHDSPQRALELYNRYNELFFKKHDWISNNNKFVMMRSLLVLLAQIEQWKDFETLFIKYMDRVENIESLPSSTTPNIKMKSLFSGLFPYKVSQLVAMNKIDELPLLWKKLHEKGFILDNMSWNSTVDALFKDSRTISYGLKIVDDTLIHGHDLIHKFRLLTKLSQDTTHSSHKSWSTLEMKEKDPYKFQPKLYLQSDTYNSIVKQLDTYLNGIDDITELETRIRDFISNYRYFMKDYLLKPRDNISKWEQIEMRHSSYFKELRKLKKVLPASNF
- the FYV7 gene encoding Fyv7p, with the protein product MGTAKQSQNRKKFTREYKVKEIQRSITKKTRLRKEYLKALKDEGYTVPEKEPRTGVKDSVRKIKEARATEGKKKLDEKKEIKKQRKKLQRDELNERRNDELERIRVSKEKFQMREDRKKRMTQRTRSGQPLMGPKIEDLLDKIKTDDTYTS